A single Drosophila miranda strain MSH22 chromosome XR, D.miranda_PacBio2.1, whole genome shotgun sequence DNA region contains:
- the LOC108153676 gene encoding carboxypeptidase B gives MLKSFAFLLLLCGTALAADSYDGYKIYDINTRTVFEKELLLRLSQNADLDFFDLPRSLEAASRVMVQPKDQVGFEQLLQKFGVEYSVVDEDLGVSLRQEQLENQSQRLLAQRSTARSISFSAFHRHSEINAYLDELAAAYPSRVSVQVAGKSYENRDIKTITISNGDGKTGKSVIFLDAGIHAREWIAHAGALYVIHQLVENFAANSALLKDYDWVILPVVNPDGYEYTHTSTRMWRKTRKPASTSCYGTDANRNFDYHWGEVGASSYSCDDTFKGQTAFSEPETQLVRDLLLNLKGRGKFYLTLHSYGNYLLYPYGWTSALPTSWRDIDDVAQAGAAAIKASTGTKYTVGSSTNVLYAAAGGSDDYAFAVAEFPISITMELPAGGTGFNPTTAQILPYVDETWTGIKAMAEKVVENY, from the exons ATGCTTAAGTCTTTCgctttcctgctgctgctgtgcggCACTGCCTTGGCAGCCGACAGCTACGATGG TTACAAGATCTACGACATCAATACGCGCACCGTGTTCGAgaaggagctgctgctgcgcctgTCCCAAAATGCGGACTTGGATTTCTTCGACTTGCCACGCTCTCTGGAGGCTGCCAGCCGCGTGATGGTGCAGCCAAAGGACCAGGTCGGCTtcgagcagctgctgcagaagttcgGCGTTGAGTATTCAGTGGTCGACGAGGATCTGGGAGTGTCCCTCAGGCAGGAGCAGTTGGAGAACCAGAGCCAGCGTCTATTGGCCCAGCGTTCTACCGCGCGCAGCATCAGCTTCTCGGCCTTCCACCGCCACTCCGAGATCAATGCCTATCTGGACGAGCTCGCCGCGGCCTATCCCAGCCGTGTGTCCGTCCAGGTGGCCGGCAAGTCGTACGAGAACCGCGACATCAAGACGATCACCATCAGCAACGGCGATGGCAAGACCGGCAAGAGCGTGATCTTCCTGGATGCCGGTATCCATGCCCGTGAGTGGATCGCCCACGCCGGTGCTCTGTACGTGATCCACCAGCTGGTGGAGAACTTTGCCGCCAACTCGGCTCTCCTGAAGGACTACGACTGGGTCATCCTTCCAGTGGTGAATCCCGATGGCTACGAGTACACTCACACCAGCACCCGCATGTGGCGCAAGACCCGCAAGCCCGCTAGCACTTCCTGCTACGGCACCGATGCCAACCGCAACTTCGATTACCACTGGGGCGAGGTGGGCGCCTCGAGCTACTCCTGTGACGACACCTTCAAGGGACAGACCGCCTTCTCCGAGCCGGAGACACAGCTGGTGCGCGATCTGTTGCTCAACCTGAAGGGTCGTGGCAAGTTCTATCTTACCCTCCACTCCTACGGCAACTATCTGCTCTATCCTTATGGCTGGACCTC CGCTCTGCCCACCAGCTGGCGCGACATCGATGATGTGGCCCAGGCTGGAGCAGCCGCCATCAAGGCTTCCACTGGAACCAAGTACACTGTGGGCAGCTCCACCAATGTCCTGTacgctgctgctggcggcaGTGATGACTACGCCTTCGCGGTGGCCGAGTTCCCCATCTCCATCACCATGGAGCTGCCTGCTGGCGGCACCGGCTTCAATCCCACCACTGCCCAGATCCTGCCCTACGTCGACGAGACCTGGACGGGCATCAAGGCCATGGCCGAAAAGGTCGTCGAAAACTACTAA
- the LOC108153747 gene encoding carboxypeptidase B, which translates to MGVLWMVLALSCLGLTEVQSNKYEGFKIYEVQAKARTATMDQALAELAKNESYYEVFSSGSQPARIMVHPEEQLNFVQLMDGHSLSYKVLNSNVGFTLRRQFARNRILRNRFPYTGNGRLGTERFYSHGEINQFIEDLAEEHPHRVFVKTVGKSYERRLMKTVTITNGDGRRNKNVIFVDGGFHAREWISPAAVVYLIDELVNNLSDNADLLLDYDWVILPVVNPDGYEYTQLSEETRMWRKTRKPSSPDCIGTDPNRNFDFHWNEEGASEDPCDQTYAGSKAFSEPEAVVVSDLIHSYADRGKMYLTLHSYGPYILYPWGWSSDLPDTVDDLHEVAKAGFDAILEATGTFYEIGSSTNVLYVAAGASDDYAFNAGFPISFTMELPPGGTGFDPPASAIDQMVKETWVGIAAMARKVVQKYPLA; encoded by the exons ATGGGCGTTTTGTGGATGGTACTCGCTCTCAGCTGCCTGGGCCTGACGGAGGTTCAGTCCAACAAATACGAAGG GTTCAAGATCTATGAGGTCCAAGCGAAAGCCCGTACGGCTACGATGGATCAGGCCCTGGCCGAGTTGGCCAAGAATGAATCGTACTATGAGGTGTTCTCGAGCGGCAGTCAGCCGGCACGCATCATGGTCCATCCCGAGGAGCAGCTGAACTTCGTCCAGCTCATGGACGGGCACTCCTTGAGCTATAAGGTCCTTAACAGCAACGTGGGTTTCACTCTGCGACGACAGTTCGCTAGGAATCGCATTCTGCGCAACAGGTTCCCCTACACAGGCAACGGGCGACTGGGCACGGAGCGGTTTTACAGTCACGGAGAGATCAACCAGTTCATTGAGGACTTGGCCGAGGAGCATCCTCACCGCGTGTTCGTCAAGACCGTGGGCAAAAGCTACGAGAGGCGCCTCATGAAGACTGTCACGATCACGAACGGGGATGGTCGCCGAAACAAGAACGTCATTTTTGTGGATGGCGGGTTCCATGCTCGTGAGTGGATCTCTCCCGCTGCTGTCGTGTACCTGATCGATGAGCTTGTGAACAATCTGTCCGACAATGCCGATCTGCTGCTGGACTATGACTGGGTCATCTTGCCCGTGGTCAACCCGGATGGCTATGAGTATACCCAGCTGTCGGAGGAAACGCGCATGTGGCGCAAGACACGCAAGCCGAGCAGCCCCGACTGCATTGGCACGGATCCAAACCGCAACTTTGACTTCCACTGGAACGAGGAGGGAGCCTCCGAGGATCCCTGCGACCAGACCTACGCCGGTTCGAAGGCGTTCTCGGAGCCGGAGGCCGTGGTGGTGAGCGATCTCATCCACAGCTATGCCGATCGCGGTAAAATGTATCTCACCCTGCATTCCTATGGACCCTACATCCTCTACCCATGGGGCTGGAGCTC GGACCTGCCGGACACTGTTGATGATCTGCACGAGGTGGCCAAGGCAGGCTTCGATGCCATTCTCGAGGCCACGGGCACCTTCTACGAAATCGGTTCGTCCACCAACGTTCTGTACGTGGCTGCTGGGGCCAGCGATGATTATGCCTTCAATGCAGGCTTCCCCATATCGTTCACCATGGAACTGCCGCCCGGCGGCACTGGCTTCGATCCACCAGCCTCAGCCATCGATCAGATGGTCAAGGAGACCTGGGTTGGTATTGCGGCCATGGCTCGCAAGGTGGTTCAAAAGTATCCGCTGGCATAA